A segment of the Toxotes jaculatrix isolate fToxJac2 chromosome 2, fToxJac2.pri, whole genome shotgun sequence genome:
GCTGGATATTAGTTTCAATTATAGAACATGATAAAAATGGACCAGGAACTGAAATTGTCACATTTATCCTATCTAAAGCCAAGTCTTAGTCAAATAAACGtgccttgcttttttttttttttttttttagccttaaCTGGAATATGCTTTAATTATGAAGAGTCAAAGTCATCCAAGTGGTATGATATCTCCTGTGGCACTAGGTCAAAAGCAGCTGGGTATGCTGCTGTATTCTTGGAAATAGAGAATATGATTTGAATGTGTCATTGGTAAAACCACCTGTagtgttcagaaaaaaaaaacatccccaCAGAGTTGTAAGCCTTGAGCTTCATCCTATTTTCAGGGCAGCTGAGATGTTGCTAGAGCTATTTTTGCACCTTGTGCATTTCTGCAGCATGACCGGTGCAGCAGGCAGCACATGCCAGCTGGTTTTCTGGTTGTCTGCCGTTCAGTAGAGCACAGCAGAGGGTGACCAGTTTGAAGAGATGTGTTACAGTAAGATGAACATgctctttttgctctttctgtGGCAGGAGGAAGTTAGCGTGGTCTGTGGTGGGGGGTGTTTCAGCACTAAGAGTGTGAAAGTTTTAAGTGAGGCATGCCAGCGACCTGACTTTGTCCAGCAAAGTAGAACAGAATAGCTTGCATGCGCATAAAACTCTTGGATTTTTAGGTAAAAGGAGCAGAGCCGCTGATATTTCAAAAAAGATGGTGGTAGTaaaatattcactttctttATATAGAATTCCACCCAGTTGGAGCAACAATGGCTTCCCATGTAAAACTCCGGAAGGAGAGGGTTGGTATGGTGGACTACGACACACAAATCAAAGGTGAAAAAATGACTTTTGTCTGTACAACTATAACAACCTCTGCTTCTTTATCACACCTCATGTTGGATGCGATCAATATGTGTGCTTTTTCGTAGGAAACAAAACCCAGTAAAATCAGTTTGTCACCCACAGCAGTACTTTCAGAATGAGTGATATTCtcttgtgcttgtttctctttgCCTTGTCTGTtgttctctctccccctttcagAGATTCGTTGCCAGCTTACAGACCAACTGAAGGTGCTGGACTTGCAACTTGAGCAGAAgagccagcagctgcaggacCTGACAGACTACCTGAGGCGACGGGGTGAGATTGAAAGCGAGTATGCCCGCTCCCTGGAGAAACTTGCTGAAAGGTTCACTTCCAGAATCAAGAGGTAAAACCAATCCTGCCTTTGACAGTGCACATTGTGTACTAAATCAACTAGCAGGTCAATTGAGGATGCTATCATGTGGCAGTCCTCATTATACCTCACAAATTATTTCTTAATGtgtcttccttttctcctctacATGTGCACAGGAAGGATCCCAGCAATCACTCAGTGGCACAGGTCTGGCTGGTTCTACTGTCCCAGACCCGCCAAGAAAGTAGAAACCATAATGGACTGAGTGAAAGCTGCAGCAACTTCCTCATCCAGCCCCTCATGCATTGTCTGGAATACACACAACGCCTAGCAAAGAAGGTACTGATATAAGCACTGACCCACCAGGCCCAAACATGAAGCAtgaagtgtgcatgtgtacaatGTAACTGACTTGGCGCTTGAAATTCCACCACTCTCCTTTACCCACTTTCACCCTTTGACGTCTTGtaattgaaaatattttctggCACACGATGTTCTGCCATCTCACTTTGTGGTATTTTGTCTCTACACCATATTTCCAGAGCAAAGAAATCTGTGCTCAGCTACAAGACGGACTGCTCAAGGTTACCATGGAGCTACAGACGGTGAGTGAGAAACCAACCACCCAAAACATTTTCCGTTTCCTAAGCAAACAAAACTAAGcacttctgtttgtgtctgtgtgcaggcatGGCGGACATACTACCAGTACCACTCAGACTATGTGTGTGCAGAGGGGAAGCTGAAGGAAGctgagaaacaggaggaaaagcagaagcagagtgCTGCCAAGAAACTGGAGAGGTTGATAGAAAAGGTAAATATAAACCCTTTGCGTAGTTTTATTTGCATGCGTGTAAATTGCGACGCTTTAATATCTTGCTGATGAATGTTTATGTGCTACAGAGGCAAGGTAAAGTTCAAGAGATTTATCTGAAGTGCAGCAAGGCCCGAAATGACTACCTCATTAACCTGGATGCAGCCAATGCCTCCATGAATAAGTACTACCTCCAAGACATCTCTACTCTCATCGATGTGAGtgtatcagtcagtcagtatcACACCCTTGCATGTCTGCTGTCTTTAGGTGCACTGTGTATTACTCAAGGTAATGATCCCCCATGTATGGGGCTTTTCAGAGACATATTACCAGTTTTTGCCATGTGACATGTCATTGTCTCATCATCAGTGTGCAGATATAGGCTACCATCTGTCTTTGGGCCGGGTGATGCAAGCCTACCTTTCCAGACGGTGGAGGGCTCAACAGAACCTGAGCACGGGGCTGCAGCAGCTTCAAGGGGCTGTTTCTGGACTGGACCAGAGCCAAGACAGAGACATCCTCCTGCAGGACCATTATAACACCTTTTCTATGCCTCTTAAGTTCACCTATCAGCCCCACGATGGGGACCAggtatgtgttttgtgtgaataaTCAACAAGGAGGCTTTTTCATTGGATTATTCTGCTGTTCTGGCATCATTTCCCCTGTGTCTCGCAGGTTTCTGAGGTTCGTGCAGAGTGTGAGATGAGGTGCGAGCTGGAGACCAGATACAGACAGATACAGACCAGACTGAAAGCAGTCACCCAGGAAACAGAGGAGGTAAAGTACACCACACCAGTCCGTAGCACTTCATTATCACTTTTCTGTGGGACTAGAGTTCATTACAGACTCTAAATACAATTATTTTCTTCACGGCATTTTATTCAAGTGGGTGGAAAGTGTCCTGAGTGCAAGTAAAGATGTGAAGGCAGACTTGTAAATAtgggaagaaaaaacaacaaacttaaTTTGTGTGTagtctttaaaatgttctgttctgAACTTAGAATTTgacctgtgtgttttcagctcagTAAGTAAATGACAGGAAGGTGcccaatttattaaaaaaaaaaaaaaaaaaaaaaaaaagactttcttGCCTCATTGTAAGTCTGAGACACTAAAGTCAAGGTTAAACACCCCATTGTTTGTATCATTCACATATGCCGAAAATGTTATTCTGGCCTTTTTGACGGGCAATTGAAGGCAACGTAACTGCAGTTAGTTGTAATTTTTAGCTCACCTTAGATTCTGAAATTGTGCACACCATATTGTCATTGGCATGACCCTAATTAAGTGCAGAAAGCATAATAAGTTATTATCTATTCCACTGTCATACAGGCTAGTAAGAACATGTCAGCAGCCCAGTCTTCCCTGCTGGAGaatgtcagtgatgatgatCTGGATCCCAGTGGTGGCAGCGGTTCGTCTCAGGACGGCAGCACTGAAAACCTGACAGTCAAGCCCAGTGTGGCCCGGCGTAGGGCCAACTTACAGGAAATAGAAAACCTCTACTTCGCTGTGAGTCTGTCTTTAAAGCATATTACATTGTTTAGCAtggttttgaaaatgtgaagtTTGGGGATATGTATGTGGCTGTGTAGGGGATATGTAGTTTTTGGTTTGATCTCTGGGCTTTGGTTGACAAAACTGATGGTGATGATAAGAAAAACTGTTATTGATGGTGACAGCATTATTCTGAAGTTAAATcacacctgttttgtttttacagagggTAAAAGAGTACCTTGTTGGGAGCTCCCTGATCTCTAAACTGCAGGCCAAACATGACCTGCTTAAAGTGGCTGTCGAAAAAGGTATCACTTCTGCATTTCTCACATAACAATACCACACGGCAAACTGCTGATCCAGAGTGTTATCTGAGAACAGTTGCCACATTGTGGGGTGTTATTGTCCACTAAatgtttgttccttttttaaCCAGAAAGAAAAGTATTAAATTTTCATGTAATCTAATGTATTTCTCATTTCTTGTTCCTGGCTGGTGTCGGGTTAAGCTAAGTTGtaatccttgtttttttttttttctcttcctagCTGAAGAATCAAACACACATCAACCCAGGTATGgatgtaaatgtttaaagataGTCTTGTGTAGAGTCTGCATGTTCTTACTTGTGAAAACCAGAATTCCATACAGTGCAGAAACACTGTAGATATTACACAGCTGTGACAAAATGTGTCGCAATACTGTGTTTTCACTATATGGTATCTTGCTCTGCAGACACATTGGAAAGTCAATGCGTGTCAGGAAGAATCACTCTAGTGCCAATTTGATGCACAACCACAAACTTTTCGGTGGAGACATGCTATCCTTCATACAGGTATCTACCATCCTTATTACACCATTTCCAACATTTCTGACTATTGGagtattaaatttaatttttcaataCATCAATTAACAGTAATTTAAAAGCTAAATTTGTTTCATTCAGGCATCAGGACAACAGATTCCAATTGTTGTGGAAAGTTGCATTCGCTTTATCAACCTCAATGGTGAGTATTCAACATTGAAAGAACAGCAGATGCCCatttaatgcaaaaaaatattACAGACACAGTTGTAGTTTAGAAATGTACAGTAGGAATTAAAGCCACTGTATAGAATTCAAAAGATCGCAACATTTAGAGCAGTGGTTATCAAACTGGGGAGGGAAACTAAGTTCAATGAATATGATTTACatagggaaaataaacaaataagagTTTGCTGATGCTGTCGTTCTGCCCTTTATTTCACTAAAATTCAACTTGgatcctttttttatttgttacttcCCCTGTCATTGTTAATGATTGATTAAGCCTCGTGGGGAAGGGGATGGTGTGAACTTTTGTTTGGCTTCTGAAGGGAACATgccagaaaaaaagtttgagaactgctgctgcttaaCAGCCCTGAAGTGTCCATATTAAAAGGACAATTTCTCTCTTCGACACTAACCTGACTTGGGAACACACAGACTGGAAATGGTCCCATTTTTCTGCAAACAAAAATTAGTAGTACCATTTCAAAGATGCTTAAATGGAATAATTATTCTACTTATAGTGTTtttataattatgtttttatattggCTGTAaaaattctcaactagattaaTTGAGAAATTGTTATAATCTTTTGTCCATCAGGTCTCCACCATGAAGGGATATTTAGAGTGCCTGGGTCTCAGATGGAAGTCAACAACCTGAGGGATGCATTTGAGCGAGGTAGGcatgtgtgttcttgtgtgcatgtgctggcATGACCCATTCTTATAGAGTAGCTCCCCTCACTGTGGAGCATTAATAATGTGGGGCAGTGTGCCGTGGGCTTCCCCTGCAGGAGAGGATCCCCTGGCTGAGCAGAGATATGACCTGGACTCTGTGGCTGGAGTGTTGAAGCTCTACTTCAGAGGACTGGAGAATCCCCTCTTCCCCATCGACAGCACCAACCAGCTCCTGGAGCATGCTCGTAAGTATGTGTGTTGAAATGCCAGATAAGTGTTGCGtaggacacacagcagcagcttatCTTTCTTTTATCACCTTTTTGTAGAATTAAAGAATGAGGCAGAGAAAGCAGCTCAGCTCAAAACTGTCATCTCTTCCTATCCTGAGCCTGTCATCATTGTCATGAGATACCTCTTTGCATTCCTTCATCAGTAAGTATTGTAACTCTTTGCAGTCGTTACTGTTCAGCTCTTGAATGTGGGAAATGAATTGCATCCAACAATATTTCATCCATTATACATCTATGATccattatacatacatataaaatCTAATAAGGCATCAGCTAATGGTAAACAAATATTTGGTCCTTCCATATTTTGGAATATACATGTTGGTTTCCTGTGGAAATATTGTTGGATGCAATTCATTTCCCACATTCAAGAgctgtacagtatataaaaaaTTGGAGTTGTTATTTGGATATTATTTCACAAAATGCATGGAGCGATGTACAACAGAAGCACTAAAATTGAGTTTTATCAGTACAAAATGTCACATGTTGAATGGTGACTTGACACACACCAGTACCACTCACAAAATCGCACACACAACACTGCACGTGCATagtaacaaaaaagaaacaaaccaaactaaAGGAAAAAGCCATAGGAACCCACTGAGCATAGTTTATGTACCAGAACATTTGAAATGGCTTAAGTAGGGGCATAGCTTGAGGTAaggttttaaaatgatttttctaaatgtgtgcatgtgtatcaTTTAAGTGTAGGAAGCAGGCAAAAAAGGAGATTTTTAGTTTAGCTTTGCTTCTGTAATTGCCTctcagcttttcatttctggTCTTCTTGCTCGGTCATTGTTaaactttgtgtttctctgttccCTGCGTCCAGTGTGTCACAGTACAGTGACGAGAACATGATGCAGCCTTACAACctggctgtgtgttttggcCCCAGCCTGGTCAGAGGGGCTCAAGATGACGATGTTGTCACCCTGCAGCCTCAGATCAATGCTCTGGTGAAGAGCA
Coding sequences within it:
- the LOC121195162 gene encoding rho GTPase-activating protein 4-like isoform X1, which encodes MASHVKLRKERVGMVDYDTQIKEIRCQLTDQLKVLDLQLEQKSQQLQDLTDYLRRRGEIESEYARSLEKLAERFTSRIKRKDPSNHSVAQVWLVLLSQTRQESRNHNGLSESCSNFLIQPLMHCLEYTQRLAKKSKEICAQLQDGLLKVTMELQTAWRTYYQYHSDYVCAEGKLKEAEKQEEKQKQSAAKKLERLIEKRQGKVQEIYLKCSKARNDYLINLDAANASMNKYYLQDISTLIDCADIGYHLSLGRVMQAYLSRRWRAQQNLSTGLQQLQGAVSGLDQSQDRDILLQDHYNTFSMPLKFTYQPHDGDQVSEVRAECEMRCELETRYRQIQTRLKAVTQETEEASKNMSAAQSSLLENVSDDDLDPSGGSGSSQDGSTENLTVKPSVARRRANLQEIENLYFARVKEYLVGSSLISKLQAKHDLLKVAVEKAEESNTHQPRHIGKSMRVRKNHSSANLMHNHKLFGGDMLSFIQASGQQIPIVVESCIRFINLNGLHHEGIFRVPGSQMEVNNLRDAFERGEDPLAEQRYDLDSVAGVLKLYFRGLENPLFPIDSTNQLLEHAQLKNEAEKAAQLKTVISSYPEPVIIVMRYLFAFLHHVSQYSDENMMQPYNLAVCFGPSLVRGAQDDDVVTLQPQINALVKSIILQHESIFPSQSEVQGPVYEKCMTLEQDDCEPINEEDVEAEYTQGKDELETGSSAESAAPPQKRAERPRANSSGSIDQNRLTAGPAGGGVTSGGKLMLQIPVGPQSKPRRVPSPCFVRRDFQENSSSEDIVVQVDKEVCRQMDSVFKELLSRQALQEPSSTASSPSVQTAQKKGKREGRKGRGGGLFKAGDPLD
- the LOC121195162 gene encoding rho GTPase-activating protein 4-like isoform X2, which encodes MASHVKLRKERVGMVDYDTQIKEIRCQLTDQLKVLDLQLEQKSQQLQDLTDYLRRRGEIESEYARSLEKLAERFTSRIKRKDPSNHSVAQVWLVLLSQTRQESRNHNGLSESCSNFLIQPLMHCLEYTQRLAKKSKEICAQLQDGLLKVTMELQTAWRTYYQYHSDYVCAEGKLKEAEKQEEKQKQSAAKKLERLIEKRQGKVQEIYLKCSKARNDYLINLDAANASMNKYYLQDISTLIDCADIGYHLSLGRVMQAYLSRRWRAQQNLSTGLQQLQGAVSGLDQSQDRDILLQDHYNTFSMPLKFTYQPHDGDQVSEVRAECEMRCELETRYRQIQTRLKAVTQETEEASKNMSAAQSSLLENVSDDDLDPSGGSGSSQDGSTENLTVKPSVARRRANLQEIENLYFARVKEYLVGSSLISKLQAKHDLLKVAVEKAEESNTHQPRHIGKSMRVRKNHSSANLMHNHKLFGGDMLSFIQASGQQIPIVVESCIRFINLNGLHHEGIFRVPGSQMEVNNLRDAFERGEDPLAEQRYDLDSVAGVLKLYFRGLENPLFPIDSTNQLLEHAQLKNEAEKAAQLKTVISSYPEPVIIVMRYLFAFLHHVSQYSDENMMQPYNLAVCFGPSLVRGAQDDDVVTLQPQINALVKSIILQHESIFPSQSEVQGPVYEKCMTLEQDDCEPINEEDVEAEYTQELETGSSAESAAPPQKRAERPRANSSGSIDQNRLTAGPAGGGVTSGGKLMLQIPVGPQSKPRRVPSPCFVRRDFQENSSSEDIVVQVDKEVCRQMDSVFKELLSRQALQEPSSTASSPSVQTAQKKGKREGRKGRGGGLFKAGDPLD